Within the Candidatus Tanganyikabacteria bacterium genome, the region GCCCGTGGGCCTGCCTGGGCCTTGCCGACTGCGAGCGGGCCTGCACGTTCGACGCCATCTTCATGAACCCCGTCGGCCTGCCGGTCGTCGTCCCCGAGAAGTGTACGGCGTGCAACGACTGCGTCGTGGCCTGCCCCCGAGATCTGTTCTCGCTGCAGCCGCTCGATCAGAAGCTCATCGTCCAGTGCCGCAGCCTCCTGGCGGGCGAGCAGGCCGAGGCGCTCTGCCGGGTCGCCTGCAACGCCTGCGGCCGCTGCGTCGCCGACGCCGCGCCGGGGCTCATCTCCATCGTGGACAACCTGGCGGTCGTCGATTACGCGAAGAACAAACTGGCCACGGCTGCCGCCACCGCGCGCTGCCCGACCGACTCCATCGTGTGGGTGGAAGGCCAGCAGTTCGATCCGGCCCGCACCACGCCCGCGGGCCGCCTGGGAGTACCAGCCGAATGAAACTCGCCGCCCGGCCGCAGTCCGCGCCAGCCGCCGCTCCGCCGCGATTCCCCGGAGTCCCGGCATTCACGGACGGCTGCGGCGCCGTCGTGGCGGTCGAGACGGCGGCGAGCGAGGGCGCCGGCGCCTATCCCATCACGCCGTCCACACCCATGGGCGAGGGCTGGGCGCAAGCGGTCGCGGCCGGCAAGCGCAACGCGTTCGGCCGGCCCCTGGCATTCTTCGAACCGGAGGGCGAGCACGCCGCCGCCGCGGTCACGGCCGGCATGAGCATGACCGGGATGCGCGCCGCCAACTTCTCCTCCGGCCAGGGCATCGCGTACATGCACGAGTCGCTGTACGCCGCGGCCGGCAAGCGCCTGACGTACGTCCTGAGCGTGGCGGCGCGCGCCATGACCAAGCACGCGCTCAACGTCCACGCGGGCCATGACGATTACCACGCGGTGGACGATACCGGCTTCTTCCAGCTTTTCGCGAAGAACCCCCAGGAAGCGGCCGACCTGACGGTGATCGCCCACCGCATCGCCGAACTCGCCCTCAACCCCGGCCTGGTGGCCCAGGACGGGTTTCTGACCAGCCACGTGGTGGA harbors:
- a CDS encoding 4Fe-4S binding protein yields the protein MSLATIGLAALILGAVGLAFAGLIGLVHRRFAVWEDPRIEGAVSLLPGNNCGACGLPGCRGFAEAVVGGTVKPAQCTVLSADGVDELAAYLGVDAGEANKRVARLACGGGSDMAVMRAQYVGLQTCKAAAAVAGGGKGCPWACLGLADCERACTFDAIFMNPVGLPVVVPEKCTACNDCVVACPRDLFSLQPLDQKLIVQCRSLLAGEQAEALCRVACNACGRCVADAAPGLISIVDNLAVVDYAKNKLATAAATARCPTDSIVWVEGQQFDPARTTPAGRLGVPAE